From the genome of Eucalyptus grandis isolate ANBG69807.140 chromosome 2, ASM1654582v1, whole genome shotgun sequence, one region includes:
- the LOC104432929 gene encoding zinc finger protein 5 yields MSRDQIAREVSTSSNLLSLTWVSENGGSSGSCAEKKLKLFGFELNPPKNDPTCSKLESPEGDESVNSSNAVKEKSSARATTDHHHQVDDESHNKKFECQYCFKEFANSQALGGHQNAHKKERLKKKRLQIQARKASLHQYLQPLQNNLHLFNFQGSASTSSSGSWFFYEPYSNSSDHQFTLYDESQISFSPVVDQDARFNGFDSDDLHQVLQYNPPNISFQQDSCMFPLTCGERSGGSYHLPMDTAGSAGPKQISCKSLDLQLGLSVQSNIPG; encoded by the coding sequence ATGTCAAGAGATCAGATAGCCAGGGAAGTCTCAACTTCCTCCAATCTCCTATCTCTCACATGGGTCAGCGAAAATGGCGGTTCGAGCGGATCTTGCGCCGAGAAGAAGCTGAAACTATTTGGGTTTGAGCTGAATCCACCCAAGAACGACCCAACATGCTCGAAACTAGAGTCCCCTGAAGGAGATGAAAGTGTCAACTCATCAAACGCAGTCAAGGAAAAGAGCTCGGCCAGAGCAACAACCGATCATCATCATCAGGTAGACGACGAAAGCCACAACAAGAAGTTCGAGTGCCAGTATTGTTTCAAGGAATTTGCAAACTCGCAGGCGCTGGGGGGCCACCAGAACGCGCACAAGAAGgagagattgaagaagaagaggctcCAGATTCAGGCCAGGAAGGCCAGCCTCCACCAATACCTGCAACCTCTCCAAAACAACCTCCATCTCTTCAATTTCCAAGGCTCAGCCAGCACTAGTAGCTCTGGCTCTTGGTTCTTCTACGAACCCTATAGTAATAGCTCCGACCATCAGTTCACTCTCTATGATGAATCTCAGATCAGCTTCAGCCCAGTAGTTGACCAAGATGCTCGCTTTAATGGGTTCGACTCTGATGACCTTCATCAGGTGCTGCAGTATAACCCTCCTAACATTTCTTTCCAACAGGACTCGTGTATGTTCCCTCTGACATGTGGCGAGAGATCCGGAGGAAGTTACCACCTGCCCATGGACACAGCGGGGTCGGCAGGTCCGAAGCAAATCAGCTGTAAATCCTTGGATCTTCAGCTAGGTCTTAGCGTCCAATCGAACATACCGGGTTGA